GGCCCAACAGGCTCTTACGGCAGCCGCCGGTCAGGGTAACACGGACATTGTGGAGGATCTGCTCGATATGGGTGAGGTACAGGTGAACCGGTTGGATGTAATTACCGGAGAAACGGCACTCACGACAGCTTGTGCCAATGGCCATACGGAAACGATCGCCACGCTACTGAACCGAGGAGCTTCACCTGAGGTACGCAATCGGAAGGAGATGGCACCATTGCTGATCGCGGTAAAGGAGGGTCATTGGGCGATCGTGGAACGATTGCTACAGCATCCGGCCGACTGTGAGCAGACGGAAACGAACAGCAAAACGGCTCTGATGATTGCAGCCGAGGAAGGTCACGTAGGCATCATTGAATTGCTGTTGAGTCGAGGTAAGCTGTGTGGCATAGAAGTGTGGCCTCAATGAAAGTCgctttaatattttatgtctCGTCTTTTGGCAGGTGCATCATTAACGGCACAGGACAAGGATGGCCTGACGGCTCTGAGCTGGGCTTGTTTAAGAGGCAAGCAACAGGCGGCCAAATGTTTGCTGGAACGAGGAGCTGATAAGCAGCATGCCGACGGGACTGGACGTACTCCGCTGGATCTGGCCGCTTACCAGGGTTCGGCTTCGCTCGTACAGATGCTACTCGATCACGGGGCACAGATTGAACACGTTGACATCAATGGGATGCGTCCGCTCGATCGTGCCATTGCCTGCCGTAACGTACAGGTTGTGCAGGTGTTCTTGAAGCGAGGCGCTAAGCTCGGTCCCGCTACTTGGGCCATGGCGAACGGGAAGCCCGAaataatgtatgtttttgtctAGGAATTGGACATTTATATAATAGCAATAACTTAACATCAATTTCAATGATCCCACCCAAACAGGCTGATATTGCTGAACAAGCTACTGGAAGATGGCAACACACTGTACAGGAAGAATCGCTTGCAGGAAGCATCCCATCGGTATCAGTACGCGCTGAAAAAGATTCCAACCTCACCTGGCTCGGCCAGTAGTGATGCCAACGGTAATGGTGTTTGCACGATGGTTACCGACCCGCTCACCGGAAGTACAGTCCCGGACAGCAACAATAacagccacaacaacaacaatgtgGCTACTTTCCAACAGTTGCGGTTTAATTTCTTGCTCAATCTGTCTCGCTGCAAGCGAAAAATGAACGTAAGTAAACGACGACCATTTGGTAGTTCTTTGTGGTAAtctttgtttctattttctcGCCACAGGATGTAGCGGAAGCGATCGAGCTAGCGCGGCAAGCGATCGAGATTAAACCGAACGCGTACGATGGATATTATGCCCGATCGAAGGCACTGATGGAACAGGGCAACTATAGCGATGCATTGCGGGATGCATCCGCCGCACTAGCCCGTGCCCAACCGACTACGGCGGAAATTCGTGAAACGCTTACACGCTTGCACGGTGACTTGCAGAAGCGTCAGATGCAGGTGATAGCTGACACGGCCAAATCGGCTATCGCCAGTGTTGGCTTGTCGACAGTCGGACCCGCGCCAATGGATAGTGTTAGTACACGATCTGGTTCTGTCCACAGTGGTCGCTCGTTTGCTGAATCCATGGACATTATTACCGATCTGTGAGAGCGATTCTCGTCCACAGATTGAACACCCATTCCGGATTGTTTGGCTAATTTGCTGCTCGTGTGTCAGCATTGGAAGGATGTGGTTTTCGTTCGCGTTATTTCGCTTCTTTACTCTATAAACCTTATTTGGGTGTCGTTTAACAgacgttcttcttcttgttcttcttcttattgactTAAAGATCTTCTAAgatcacaccggccatcgaatggctcatGGTCCTGCCGTGCGAAGCCCGGCACCGTTGTAGCCTCTACCACCGGGTTGCGTTAGTAGAAGTAAGACGGTGATAGAAGAATTAGAAAAGGGTATACGACGAACTGGATTGGCTTGGGTATTCTTCTAAAGATATATAGGCCTGATGCGGATGGTAAAACTGTAatcgaatttaaaattttacactTTAGATACAAAATTCACACAGATACATAAATTTAAACGACCAATGGGGACTTAAATTCTCGGACAACGaaaacgatcgaaaaaaaaaaattataccaCGCGCACAGACCTCCACACGAAGCTGACATGCGTTGAATTTTGctagtttatttaatttatcaacaaaacatttccacATTACTTTCCTGAAGCAAAGCGCAATTACAACCAGCCCAAGGCCCACCGCCTATTGACCACCGAAGTGGAGATGGCGGATGGACACAGAGAATGGTGCTGAATTCCTTACGATGTGTTGAATATCGCAACAACCTTATGTAATTAGGATTTTTGTTTagaatgcgtttttttttcttcgtacgTATAGTTTACAGCATGCCACAGGATAGCCAAGACAACAAAAGGGGCGAGTAGCGCCTATGATTTAAACAATGTATTTATATGATCAATTTAAGTTCGAAATAAGATTATAATTCCTGCGAAATACAGCAGGCACAACCAAAACGATCTTACAGCGCACAACGACAGTGCCCGTTGACGGGCAAACCATACGAAGCGTGGTTGGAGGAACAAAGCAATCAAGTTTGTTACTTACCTATGTACACGATTAAATTATGCTTTACTTGGTTAGGATTTCCCTGGAACGATAGgtcctcggtcctgccgtttgaagaccggcgccgctgtcacctacaccaccgggccgaaTTAACTGTATCTTAATAATTTATAGTTACGCTAGAGTAATACAACGTGTTAGGTTTTGTATACACAGGACAGCTCAAAGTGAAACGAATAGGCAAGCTAGGAGTGGTAGGAGCATGAAGCTAAATGTGTAGCTCATAAGACAATAGTAATGTGTAAGCAACAATATGCATTGAAGCAATAAATGAAATTTACATGATTTTAGAAATTATCAATGTTTTTACTTCCTCTTGTTGCACATTGCTGACgccaaaatttaaatatgCGTTGATCGATGTTCGAAAATATCGTAACGGTGCAATCAAATACAagattgcctacatttaggcgtacaGCAAAGTTTTACCACGAACCCTGCACATATTCACAATGCGTGGCTGTCAAACGAACTGACAGTTGTAATGACTCGGAAGAAAACTGAGTTGTCATTTTCGGCTGCTTTGTTGTTATACTTTCAGCACCCCGAGAAGGTTGTCCTAAACTGCGAGTCATTTCTTTTGGAAAATTAGGTGTTTTCTTACGAACAACTGTACGAATCATTCGTTGAAATACCGTTAAAGTAATGCCGTCCGTTTATTTGGGTGTGCATTTGCCGTTCAAGCCGTACCACAAGCTAAAGGTGGAAAATGTCGACCTCAGCGGGCGAACAGAAACGCTTCGCTTCGAGGCAGCCAAATTGATAAAGGATGATGTTTCGGCGGATGATTTTGGTACGTTAGACCTATTAGAGATTGTATTTTGTTGAGTTTTTACTTAAACGttccatttttccatcttttgTTGGGTACCAGAATTAATTTACTGTGGCAATCTGCTGAAAACCGACGACATACTGCAGAACAAAGGGGTCAGCGATGGTTCGATGATACACGTCATACAGAAACGTCGCGAAAAGGATCCATCCAGTGAGCAAAAGAGTGAGGAAAAAGAACCTACCGAAGCTGAGGTACAAGCAGTCCTCTCCATATGGCGTACGGTCGATTCGTCTAACTTCCAGAAGGTACGTCAGCCCGAGTTTATGAAGAACGTGCTTGATGCGTACCCAGCAATACGGCGCAATCTGTTCGTGCTGTCCCTGCTGAAGGACCCAATTCTGCTCTCTTCGATGCAGCAACCGGAAACGATTCGTCGCGTGGCACCGAAACATCCGGTGCTGCTCGAAGCATCGCGCACGATCGTGCAGCTGCTCAACTCCAAAATGATCTCGAAAGTGGCCAACTGTCACCTATCTGCGCCGCTAGACAGTGCGCTCGATGATCCGCTGTCCGATTCGTCGTCGAGCGATGATAACACCGTTTCACCGACTACCTCGACAGCGCCCAACACAATCCGCCGCATAACGGCCGACAATCTGGCGTCCGCACTCGCGTTCGCTGGTTCACGCAGCTCGTATAATTCACTTTCGAACATCTCCCAGCGCGATGCAGACAATCGTGCCAATCAGCAGGACGGCCTAACAGGCGATGGATCAACCCAGGCGGCCGGCACTTCCGACACAAATCTTCCTTCAACTTCCTCAGCTACCAGTGTTCAACCTACCACGTCGTCAAATGTTCCCGCTGGTCGAATAACATCTAGCATGCTGCTCGATGCTATTTCGATGATGTTCGAACAGCAGCGAAACGAACAGGCGTCTGGGTCTGGGGGTACTTCTGCTAGTGCGGTTACAGCCACCACTCAACATGTTCCTTCTTCAGCCGATCCGACAATCGAACCGATGGACACGAGCCCAGCTAGCACGGTTTCGGCTCCAGAACCGATGGGACATGATCTTGGGGCCCAAACGTTATCACAGCATTCGACACTGGCCGCCAGCATTGGACAGTATCGACGGGAGTTGGATACGATGCGCGAAATGGGACTGACCGACACGGAAACGAACCTGCAGGCACTGATCGTCTGCAACGGGAATGTCGAATCGGCCGTAAATCTCGTGTTCGGTGGTATGAGCAATTGAAGTTTTCGGTAGGCAATTGTAGAAGCGATGTATTTAATGTAACAAAACGTAAGAGATTAAAGAACGAATTGAAAACACCATCCCAAGATAGTGGTGTGATTTACGCAATGATGCTTAGTAAAATAACAAACGAAACGgattgaatgaaataagcactGCATAAAGAACCATTTCTGTTCGGTGTTTAAGTGCGGttcggtggtagaggcgatagGGACGCCGACCTCTATACCAGTGGTGGGTTTAGCCTATCGGAAGCCCTAAGCGGAGTGGAAATTGGGGCCTCTcccctatcacattgaatctaaGTTCGGTTTGTGTctaatttttgtgtaaaactggcacaaaaatgttcaaaatatgtgttttattattctgtACCATTTACTAAAACATCATTATTAGCTATctcttcttatttttgttttattgtccaaaaacaaatattagtCGCAAAAAACTGAGTTTAGTGTTAAAAACAATGTTGTGGGTATGTTTgtaaaagatatttaaagaaagaacaaaaatgagtccgatgaaaataaaatttcaaaacaaatgtaGCTAGAACGTAGAGAAATATTTTCATGGAGGAAAGAAAACtattttgttccctttttcattttaaaattgctACCTCTTTTCATGGTATACTCTCATGTTACTCGAGATCAAATTTCGGTGCATCGAAATTTACCAAAATTTTTGTGGgcgttccacaaaaagatgcgcggtccaaagacgcatcgaaTGATATGCAAAAACGCTTCGATCGGATCAAAACTGAGAGAGTTATCgacaattttccacgggaatgctgtcgcaaaaaggggttttctgcTATAACTGGACGAGGGTTCGGGTTGGAgttttcggcaaaaagatgcgcggctcaaagatgcatccaacggtatgccgcacgccaggatcggacacggattggccgagttatcgccgattttccacaggaatgttttcgtttttccgtaataactgggtagggagtggagggattgggttgagatgttctacaaaaaggtgcgctgCTCAAAGATGCAtcaaacggtatgccggacgccggGATCGGACACGGATTGGCTGagctatcgccgattttccacaggaatgttttcgtttttccgcaataactgggcggggagtggaGAGATtggtttgaggtgttctacgaaaaggtgcgcggctcaaagacgcatccaacggtatgccaggtgataggatcggaccaggaatggtcgagttatcgccgattttccacgggaatgttttaggttttccgcaatagctgggcGGGGGGAGAAGAGATCGGGTTGCGGTTTTGAGCTAAATTTCCGACCCGGAGTGACTGgcagtatcaggagagcatgcattcgaggaggtacCTGGTATCGGCCGAAAAATTCcaattccaaacttaaaatccaaaatcagttttaaaatcccgggtcaaaattaaaagttgaattccaaacttaaaTTTCCAACGCAactttaaaactgactttggatttttaaactgattttggaaatttttggccgacccgagctacctccacgaaatcatgctctcctgttactcctggtcggatttttgtggcaaaaatctgtcaatttttggcaaaatctagaaatttttatgcggcaaaattcgaccaggagtaacaggagagcatgaatgcgaggaggtagcaaatggaaattttaaaaaccggttgaaaaataatttctttccgtcatgacaaatatttttccaatcgattttaagtttgtctttcaattttaagagttttattctcatttttgtttctttcttcaaatatcgtttaaaaagacctccacaacgtgatttttggaaattaaaGGCACCTAAGGGGGATTTTCGAGAAACTCCCGGGAAATTcagccagcagcattcccgtggaaaatcggtgataactcggtcattcctggtccgatccagGCGTCCGGCATgtcgttggatgtgtcttgaggccatgcaactttttgccgaacaccccaacccgatccatccacccgccgcccagttattgcggaaaataacaacattcccatggaaaatcggtgatcactcgctcattcttggtccgatcctggcgtccggcgtaccgttggatgcgtcgtgAGGTCATGcaactttttgccgaacacctcaaccgatccctccacccgccgcccagttattgcggaaagtaacaacattcccatggaaaatcggcgataatttggccatttctggtccgatcttggcgtccggcataccgtagGATGTGTCTTTGagccacgcatctttttgtagaacacctcaacgcgATCCCTCCgctccccgcccagttattacggaaaaatgaaattattcccgtggaaaatcggcgataactcggccaatCCGTTTCCGACCTTGGCGTccggcgtaccgttggatgcgtctttgagccgcgcacctttttttagaacacctcaaaccaATCCCTCCGATCCCCGCCCAGTTCttaaggaaaaaccaaaacattcccgtggaaaatcggcgataacttggCCAATCCGTGTCCGGCATTTCAGcagcgcacctttttgtagaacacctcaacgcgatccctccactccccgcccagttataacggaaaaacgaaaacattcccgtggaaaatcggcgatcaCTCGCTCATTCTTGGtacgatcctggcgtccgacaTACAGTTCGATACGTCTTGAGGCCATGCATCTTTTTTCCGAAcactccaacccgatccctcgaTCCCTTACCCAGTAATTGCATAAAatagcagcattcccgtggaaaatcggcgattgcttggccaatccttgtccgatcctggcgtctatcataccattggatgcgtctttgagcagCGCAccgttttgtagaacacctcaacgcgatccctccactccctgCTCAGTTATTACGGAAAAAATAGAGCATTCCCGTGGAGAATCGGCGATCACTCGCtcatttttggtccgatcgtggcgtccggcataccgttggatgcgtctgtgtgccgcgcatctttttgccgaaaaccccaacccgatccctccaccccttcgtcCAGTTGTAGCAGAAAAACCCTTTTTGCGACAGCATTTCCGTGTAAAATAGGCAATTTCTTTCTCAGTTTTGATCCGATCGGAGTATTccgcatatcgttggatgcgtcttcaTCGCATCACCCCTCGCCCAGGAAACCTCGTTTttaagggaaaaaatataGTTATGTGAGAAACACACGGTATTATCGTTTTTCGGATAACATGCGAAAATATGTAGATAAATCTTCGAAATCAATTGGTTTACGTGGATCATTTCTGCTGCcttcttttttaatattcttttcGCTTGGAGTAATTGATATgacgattttgttttgccgtGTTTTGCCACCGTCCATTTTGCATCGTATGCCTTTAAAAACTGTAAAACGTACACGGAGAGGATCGGGGTAAGCATCAATACAATAATGATCGGGATTACACTAATTGTATGCAATTATTGCCTGATTATCGCCACTGTTATTGTAATATCATCGGTAGGTTGAATTACGGCTTCTACGTACGGGAGGGAGGTTTAACGGTTTGTAAAGTGTTTGAGAGGTTTCTGAGCGTGtgtgctgtgtatgtgtattagTACTGCATTCGTCTTTAAAAAACTGCTACTGTTAACTAACACCCTACCAGGACGAAAAACTCTTCTGTGTCGTGAAGGACTATTTGTTTCTAAAAAACAAACGGATATTGGTACGTGTGCCTTCAAAAAAGGCGGTGTGTGTTTCTTGTATCGTAATATAAAACCTagtaaaaacctttttttttgtggtcctTGTATCAAGATTCACATGTGGGTTAGTGGGTGGTTGGATGTTCATCTGTGTGTTGATTGATGTGCTCTACAGGTggatcggtgtgtgtgtgtatgtgtgtttttggtgacCGTTTGAAAAGGAACCAAACTATGTACTATCCCTGTCGTTACATCTGAACACGTAATTCAACCCGTAATTTCCGACTGTCCAAAAATGGCTTCATTTGCGATTGTTGTGCCCTAGAACGCATGCTTCCGATCGTTCACACCCTTGATTTTACTCATTTTGAATCATAGCTAGAACCTAGTATTTTTCGTAATAAAAATGATTGCAAAGAGTGTGTGTCAGTGTTGGCTTTGCTACTGATCATCTTACTAATATGTACAACGGGGAGAATCGGATTAAAATCGTAAACAAGTAGAAAAAcacatataaaacaaaaacaatacctTAACCGTTATGCATCTCTCACTCTCCGGACTTGCCACTTCGTCATCCTTTGCGTAAATATGGTGTGACGTTAGTCACCTGCTTCTGGGTCTGTTTCCATCTGTAACATGCTTCGAGACGTTCTCGCTTTCTGTCATTTCAATTATCATGTGTATTGCTGGTATGATTCGCCATCGTCCTTTTTACTCGCTATTAAATACTTTCACCCGTTGGCCATTGTTTCCTGTTCTACGCAGCTAATATAATATACTACACAATTGTTTGACACGTTTTGTAAGGATCTCGTCACTTCTGCTATCGATCCGtttcacatacacatacatatacataatAGCTGCTTCTACAAATAGTAAAAACCAAAGGTTTCTTACAATCAGATCTTTCCGTGTTGAAGGAAATTTCCACTCCCTTTTGCTAAGATTCTaagttgcttctttttccccATTCTCTTCCCCATCGCGCTCTGTCTGTTTAGTGATGCTAAGTATaattttgtatggttttgaTTATGGAGTAAGGTTTTATCGCTTGCTGTCAAGCACTTTAATGATCCGCCTGCTAGTAGCTCTGCTTTAAATgagttttgtttatattttttccgaTCCTTTGGAACACACTAAATGGATACCGCAGATTGTTCGATAtgatatatatgtatgtatccCGTCGTGCGCGCTTTGCCGGGAAATTGCCGCTTTGTCCACTGGGGGATGGGAAAACTAAATGTTCGAGAGTAGCTAAATACACTATAGCGTACCGATTTTCATCCGACCTGGGATATGGGGCTTTTACAATGATGGAAACAGAAAGCTTTACATACACTAATCACGGCCGCTCTCGTGAACTACTGCTGCTAACGAGAGAATGTTTCCCTATGAGGATGGTACGTAGTATACGAATTCGAAAGTTTTGGAAAAGGGACCGTTTGGATTATACAAATTCCGGGATTAACTAATGCGTTGAATATTCAATAACGAAGCGTATTCGAACACTTTACTTGCGCGCTCTCGTATTGtttttcgttaagttttttttagtttattttgtttaaaattgccAATTATTATACACAGTTACAACATCATTAGCACACTAGCACCCGATGAAGTTTATGGGGTCGTCTATGGCCACCATTTGCTCATCAATAGTATATCGAAGCGTTACGAGAGGGTTTTTTGTCTTGTGGAGCCTAATCACGATAACGAACGTTGAGATTACGcgttttttcctccccaaaaACGAACCTATTTACTAGTACGATAGCTTTTAATCGCTTGGGTAAAAAGCTGCCATTTAACCCATTTAATGCTAGACAGATTGAAGCGCTATCTCGAGAGTAACGTTCGTTTTGAAACGTTTCGTCCGTTTAACGAGCACAATTAAGTAGATTAATTACACGCATTGTTTATCGACGCAAAAAATAACTCTTTAATCCTTTAGCTGCCCCATGCCGATGgccatttttttgcattgcgGGTCGAGGAAATACATGGCTGCTGGTGAGTGGATGAACTATCATTGATCCGTGGGCTTACATTCCGGACTCAGCGATTCCTTCGTCGTCTGCGTATTGGCGGCGGGGGATTTGATTTTGTCCACATTCAAGCCCAAATGGTgtgaaaagatgaaaataaaattcgatTACTTtatggtaaaaataaaatctttgtgTAAACACGAATATTGACAAAACATTACACACATAATAGGTACGGATCGTTGCATGCAGTTTCAAATGCATTCAACGAGACAAAATCAAacggaaacaacaaaacaatggaGAAAATTTTGGGTGGAcagtttacaaaacaaactttcaTGCTGGATCTGTTTAAGTGTGCAAAAACGGGTTTAAAAAGTTTCGAGTAACACTGCTTCGTTGaggaatttctttttttaaacattatttgGTTCTAGAAGCACAAAATATCGATCAATTTATGAATATAAGAGACATGAGGTGCATAAATCGTGTATAGGGAAGTACAAAACTAAATTGCCGAAATGCTGtaggaaataaaatgtatgaaaaggcaaaaaaacataattagtagcttaaacaaacaaaattaaaatgatgTGTTAAGTTGTGATATGTGTGAGAAGATAAACCCAAATAAACAAGCACAATACTACAATTAAAGAGACAAGCGTATAAACACATAAATACGATAATAAAAGCTTAAAAGCGGAGAAGATAAACATTAAAGTGCTACCAACCCATTTCTCTCAGTTTTAGATACAGCTCATCGCTAATGCCATTactaccaacaccaacactgCTGACTATACCAATGTTGCCACCGGCACCTTCGCCGCCGTCACTATCCGTAACGCCGCCATTGTCCTCGTCGACGATCACGATAATGTCGTCGTCCTGTTCGTCCTCCTCTACCTCAACGTAGCTGTGATGTTTGTAGCGCCCAACGCCACACCCACCACCCACCGTGGGGCCCACTCCCGTCGTGCCATTGGTATTCCCCGGACCGGCACTAGCAACCATGGCGGCTGCAACGGCTCTCACGTTACGCTCGTTACGCCGATGGAGCAGTAATTCGCGCTGCTCATGCGTCTgttcatcatcctcatcttcGTCATCCTCGTCATCCTCATCCCTTGCAAGATTTCTCTCCCGCTTACCACCGTCCTCCACAGCGTTCAGATCATCATCACCCTCATCCGAACCGTCGATACCGTCATCGATTTCGGTTTCATCGTCTTTCGTTGCCATCGTACGATCGTCGTCATCGCCGTCCGCACGTAGAATTACTACATTCGAGGCGTTACTATTTACATGACTATCGTTGTCGTTGATAGCGATCACGATGCTGCTACGGCCGCTGCTTCGATTGTCGCTATCGTTCTCTAACTGTCATCTTTCTTCCTTCCACAGCTTCCCTCCACCGCCGACCGTTGGCTGATGGGCagggtgctgctgttgcgttgGAGGAAGGAtttgtggctgctgctgctgctgccctcCTGATCCTTGATgggtttgttgctgctgttgcattgGATCCCCATTCGTTAGATCCACTTTGCTGATGATTTCTCCCCCACCGGTGGAAAAGCTTAGCGATCGTCTGTCCTGGCTGGTGGCCGTCATTGAGTGGCGCTTATGAGGGCTGGATTCGTATCCACTGTTGGCACTGTTATTGCTATTTGTTCCTCCGCTACTGATAGAACGTTCATCGTGTCCAGAGGAAGGTTGGTCCCGGTCATTATTGCCAGagttctgctgctgcttcccatCACCTGCGGGTGGTGCCGTTGTGGAACCGATATGTGACTGTTTTCTTGACACTATCATTAGCCCATCAACAGTAACCTCAACCTCTTCCTCATCATCCAGCAGTTCCTCCTCAGTCGTTTCACCGGTGGTGAAATTGGCCTGCTGTATTAGCGCCAACTCATTATCGAGTACCTCAACAGTTCCACTTCTTCGGCGATCCAGCTCAAGATTTTCTACAGTAGCACCAGTAGTGCCACCATTCTCTTGGTGTTGGACCGCTATCTCGTCTAAATCATCATCGGAACGATTTTCTATCAGCAACTGCTCCTCGGATTGCTGATCATCGTCATCTCGGGGCTCTGCGGGCGATGAGTCGCAAAACGTTGCAACGGTCGGAATGCAGGTGCAGTGTGGCGACAACGTTTAACGGACGTTCATTATGTGCAGCAACGTTTACGcataaagtgtgtgtgtgtgagtgtgtgaatgATATTTCACGGTTAATACGATTCCATTCCAAACACCAGTACACCATCAAAAGCCCGTGATTAATTTAAACAGAGAGAATAGTCCACATTTGTGAgtataaaacaacaatttcgTCGAAGTGCAGGACGACGGTGACGCGAAGATTACCCAGGTGCGGCACATGTTTGGTTGGTGCGACGATTGATTACCGATTTATATAACAAGCACAATTTACACAGTTGGAATATATATTTGGAGATGAAGAAATGGGAAGaggatagagaaagagagaaaatatcaatagcaaaaaaaatcacaacaatcCTAGCACAGTTCGCACGTTTGTGTTTGATTGCATCGCGCAGAAGCGCCGTTAAGGAACAAAGGTGTTCTTTTCGTTATCATACAATCCGTCCAGAAGCGAGTACTCGTAAGTACACTATTAATACATCACATAATCCTCGCAGTCAGCACCACCCTAATACCGCACAAGTCAGTGTGAGTCAGTGAGGTTGCACCTCATCGGCCGGTGCACACAGCTCAGTAAATAGTAAGttgatttcttttcaaacACTGGTTAACCGGACTTGCGAATCGCTTAGGTGGCCGTAAATCGTTTGgtttaatatattttcatctgttgttttattgcaatttttgtgtttgattgattACCGGAACGATCGATAGAAGTCGAT
This genomic window from Anopheles maculipalpis chromosome 2RL, idAnoMacuDA_375_x, whole genome shotgun sequence contains:
- the LOC126558051 gene encoding ubiquitin-like protein 7, yielding MPSVYLGVHLPFKPYHKLKVENVDLSGRTETLRFEAAKLIKDDVSADDFELIYCGNLLKTDDILQNKGVSDGSMIHVIQKRREKDPSSEQKSEEKEPTEAEVQAVLSIWRTVDSSNFQKVRQPEFMKNVLDAYPAIRRNLFVLSLLKDPILLSSMQQPETIRRVAPKHPVLLEASRTIVQLLNSKMISKVANCHLSAPLDSALDDPLSDSSSSDDNTVSPTTSTAPNTIRRITADNLASALAFAGSRSSYNSLSNISQRDADNRANQQDGLTGDGSTQAAGTSDTNLPSTSSATSVQPTTSSNVPAGRITSSMLLDAISMMFEQQRNEQASGSGGTSASAVTATTQHVPSSADPTIEPMDTSPASTVSAPEPMGHDLGAQTLSQHSTLAASIGQYRRELDTMREMGLTDTETNLQALIVCNGNVESAVNLVFGGMSN